From Hyphomicrobiales bacterium, the proteins below share one genomic window:
- a CDS encoding MOSC N-terminal beta barrel domain-containing protein, producing the protein MEITGLHSYPIKGMRGLNHTELTIEERGPAGDRRWLLVDNENHFITQRETSGLAKVTVAETANGLEISPETGGVIQAVIPDGTTRANVKIWGDVVYAAVCADATNAALSEALQREVKLVFMDDEARRKTGAEIVTTNGEVSFADAHPLLVTNEKSLTALNDQILGAGGETVPMDRFRSNLVVDGASAWEEDSWSVVECDGVIFDADIPCSRCIVTTQDQQSGEGASDNQPIRALTQIRRSGDPRVKGVLFGLNLIPRGSGTVKVGAQFKVLETREKWKIA; encoded by the coding sequence ATGGAAATTACCGGACTTCACAGCTACCCCATCAAAGGGATGCGCGGATTAAACCATACGGAATTGACGATTGAAGAGCGCGGTCCTGCCGGTGATCGTCGTTGGTTGCTGGTGGATAACGAGAACCACTTTATCACGCAGCGTGAAACGTCAGGGCTTGCGAAAGTCACCGTTGCTGAAACTGCCAATGGTTTGGAAATCTCGCCAGAGACTGGTGGCGTCATTCAAGCTGTAATTCCTGATGGGACAACACGGGCGAATGTGAAAATTTGGGGTGATGTGGTTTATGCCGCTGTTTGTGCCGATGCGACCAATGCAGCCTTGAGCGAGGCGTTGCAGCGCGAGGTGAAGCTCGTTTTTATGGATGATGAAGCCCGCCGTAAAACAGGTGCAGAGATTGTCACAACCAACGGTGAGGTGAGTTTCGCGGATGCCCATCCATTATTAGTCACCAATGAGAAGTCGCTTACAGCCTTGAATGATCAAATTTTAGGGGCAGGTGGTGAGACCGTGCCAATGGATCGCTTCCGCAGTAACTTGGTGGTTGATGGTGCCAGTGCATGGGAAGAAGACAGCTGGTCTGTGGTTGAATGCGACGGCGTTATTTTCGATGCTGATATTCCTTGCTCGCGCTGCATCGTTACAACGCAAGACCAACAAAGCGGCGAGGGGGCGAGCGATAATCAACCGATTAGGGCTCTTACCCAAATAAGACGCTCTGGCGATCCTCGTGTAAAAGGCGTTTTATTCGGATTGAACCTTATCCCGCGCGGAAGCGGCACCGTAAAAGTTGGTGCACAGTTTAAGGTGCTGGAAACCCGCGAGAAATGGAAGATCGCTTAA
- a CDS encoding EamA family transporter: MFSLWIPITLTAAFCQNLRSALQKSLKGRLSTAGAAYARFFYAWPLAVLYVWALYQFGGYEVPEVNTTFLLYCFAGGIAQILFTVVLLWMFSFRSFAVGTTFSKLDVILIAIFGAVLLGDTIGPIAITAIIIGSIGTLFLSFQDTKLTLSGVARGLTEKATLVGLLSAALLGISIVCFRGATLSVETPHFIMAAAFALAVNLIFQTLLMGGWFLVFDKIELQKVMREWRYAAPVGVVGMAGSVCWFTAFSLQNAAYVSALGRVELVFTFIASVFFFREKATWMEIVGILLIVCAIMLILLE, encoded by the coding sequence ATGTTTAGCCTCTGGATACCGATCACCCTTACCGCTGCGTTTTGTCAAAACCTACGTTCGGCGCTGCAAAAGTCTCTCAAAGGCAGGCTTTCAACAGCAGGCGCAGCTTATGCTCGGTTCTTTTACGCATGGCCGTTGGCGGTTTTATATGTGTGGGCGCTTTACCAGTTTGGCGGCTATGAAGTGCCAGAAGTCAACACGACGTTTTTGCTCTACTGCTTTGCAGGCGGGATTGCGCAGATACTATTCACGGTCGTTTTGCTTTGGATGTTTTCTTTCCGCAGCTTCGCCGTCGGCACCACGTTCTCCAAGCTTGATGTGATCTTGATCGCGATTTTTGGTGCGGTTTTGCTAGGCGATACAATCGGCCCGATCGCTATTACTGCGATCATCATCGGGTCAATCGGCACGCTGTTCTTATCGTTTCAAGATACCAAGTTGACCCTAAGCGGCGTGGCCCGAGGCCTCACGGAAAAAGCCACACTGGTTGGCCTGTTATCAGCCGCGCTTTTGGGTATTTCCATCGTCTGCTTTCGTGGCGCGACGCTTTCTGTTGAAACACCGCACTTTATCATGGCTGCCGCTTTCGCACTTGCCGTCAATTTGATTTTCCAAACGCTTTTAATGGGCGGATGGTTTTTGGTTTTCGATAAGATTGAGCTTCAAAAAGTGATGCGCGAATGGCGCTATGCTGCACCCGTTGGCGTTGTCGGCATGGCAGGTTCTGTCTGCTGGTTCACTGCCTTCTCCCTACAAAATGCTGCTTACGTCAGCGCGCTTGGTCGGGTGGAACTGGTGTTCACCTTTATCGCCAGCGTGTTTTTCTTCCGCGAAAAAGCCACATGGATGGAGATCGTCGGCATCTTGCTGATTGTCTGCGCGATTATGTTGATCTTGTTGGAGTAG
- a CDS encoding nuclear transport factor 2 family protein, giving the protein MIEKRPPFPPFNAETAAQKARKAEDAWNTQNAVRVSLAYTEDSWWRNRSTFVQGRDEIVAFLADKWENELEYRLIKEVWAFHENQIACRFQYEYHNKAGNWFRAYGNEQWRFDENGLMSRREASINDVPIAEKDRKFIWPKGPRPEDFPGLTELGL; this is encoded by the coding sequence ATGATAGAAAAACGCCCACCATTTCCTCCGTTTAATGCAGAAACAGCGGCGCAAAAAGCGCGTAAAGCAGAGGATGCTTGGAACACGCAAAACGCAGTGCGGGTTTCGCTTGCTTATACGGAAGATAGTTGGTGGCGTAATCGGTCTACTTTCGTTCAAGGCCGCGATGAGATTGTCGCGTTTTTGGCCGATAAATGGGAAAACGAATTGGAATACCGCCTGATCAAAGAGGTCTGGGCGTTTCATGAAAACCAGATCGCGTGTCGGTTCCAATATGAGTATCACAACAAGGCGGGTAACTGGTTTCGGGCGTATGGCAATGAGCAATGGCGTTTTGACGAAAATGGTTTGATGTCACGGCGTGAGGCGAGCATCAATGATGTGCCGATTGCTGAAAAAGACCGCAAATTCATCTGGCCAAAAGGTCCACGTCCTGAAGATTTTCCAGGCTTAACTGAGCTGGGCTTGTAG
- a CDS encoding VOC family protein, whose product MLSGVCIGTNDLVAAGTFYDKVMATLGMERTVNKPNEIGYAASDGKTTFFVLTPYNEKAANVGNGTQVMFYAEGEAGVKAFHAMVLECGGTDDGAPGPRSYHPGYYGAYARDLDGNKLHVAIDLG is encoded by the coding sequence ATGCTATCTGGAGTTTGTATTGGCACTAATGACCTCGTTGCCGCTGGTACGTTTTACGACAAAGTCATGGCCACCCTTGGCATGGAGCGCACCGTCAATAAACCAAATGAAATTGGATATGCAGCCAGCGATGGAAAGACGACTTTTTTTGTTCTCACGCCGTACAACGAGAAGGCCGCGAATGTTGGCAATGGGACGCAAGTAATGTTTTACGCGGAAGGTGAAGCAGGCGTGAAGGCTTTTCACGCAATGGTTTTAGAGTGCGGCGGAACAGACGACGGCGCGCCTGGGCCCCGCAGTTATCACCCCGGTTACTATGGCGCTTATGCGCGGGATCTGGACGGCAACAAGCTGCATGTGGCGATTGATTTGGGGTGA